The bacterium genome includes a window with the following:
- a CDS encoding IS1595 family transposase, producing MNNFKTLAQFMAAFPDEAACRAYFERMRFAKGDYCPHCKHNQIMRFSDGIRYRCHKCRKDFTIKTGTLFGESKIPMRSWFIAIYLLTTRKKGISSIELASHVGVTQKTAWFMDMRIRASFKQSKAKLLGVVEVDETYLGGKHKRKDGFRKKQVLMGMTERGGRIRVVAVPDRGTETLLPTIRKHIHPKTKIMSDEARVYSKLPKLGYQWGYIKHGKKHWVRGTVSTNSIESFWALFKRNYHGTYHSMSKKHLQRYVDEVAFRFNHRTSPMQTIFEDTTRRIAKSGKMPLRKLTA from the coding sequence ATGAATAACTTTAAGACCCTCGCCCAGTTCATGGCAGCTTTCCCCGACGAGGCGGCGTGCCGCGCCTACTTTGAACGTATGCGCTTTGCCAAGGGCGACTACTGCCCGCACTGCAAGCACAACCAAATCATGCGCTTCTCCGATGGCATCCGCTACCGCTGCCACAAGTGTCGTAAGGACTTCACCATCAAGACCGGTACGCTCTTCGGAGAGAGCAAAATCCCGATGCGTTCATGGTTCATCGCCATCTACCTCCTCACAACCCGCAAGAAGGGCATCTCCAGCATCGAACTCGCCTCACATGTCGGCGTTACGCAGAAGACGGCATGGTTCATGGATATGCGTATCCGCGCGTCTTTTAAGCAGTCCAAGGCTAAACTCCTTGGCGTTGTCGAGGTGGACGAAACGTACCTCGGAGGCAAGCACAAGCGCAAAGACGGCTTCCGCAAGAAGCAGGTGCTTATGGGCATGACAGAGCGCGGTGGCCGTATCCGCGTTGTTGCCGTTCCCGATCGTGGGACAGAAACCCTTTTGCCGACAATCCGCAAGCACATCCATCCTAAGACGAAGATTATGTCCGACGAGGCTCGCGTGTACTCGAAGCTGCCGAAGCTCGGCTATCAGTGGGGATATATCAAGCACGGGAAGAAGCACTGGGTACGCGGCACCGTCAGCACCAACTCTATCGAGTCATTCTGGGCGCTTTTCAAGCGTAACTATCACGGTACCTATCATTCGATGAGCAAGAAGCACCTCCAGCGATACGTCGATGAGGTGGCGTTCCGGTTCAACCACCGCACCAGCCCTATGCAGACGATATTCGAGGATACGACACGACGTATCGCCAAAAGTGGTAAAATGCCTTTGAGGAAACTCACGGCATGA
- a CDS encoding GIY-YIG nuclease family protein, producing the protein MQKDDLQKFDLPETPGIYRFQKGGKILYIGKATVLRDRVRSYFNAGLQESRSTAIAAMVQEADTITWEEADSVLEAMILEANLIKKHTPPYNIIDKNNRSFNYLVVTEEAFPRLLVVRGREYFTNWQGGKVKQLFGPFPQGLALREAMKLVRRIFPYRDDKCTPCSEQLKSGKANCRPCFNRQIGLCPGVCTGETDAQEYAITIRNICLLFSGKKKTLVKELEKEMKVAAKEERFEDAERARRQVGALTHINDIALIKDDSRISSGGNIPQRGARIEAFDVAHTSGTETVGVMVAVEEGEPLKSAYRKFKVKGFTNNDPGALTEVLSRRLLHPEWQYPRVIVVDGSTAQMNAAKKVLSKAGITIPLVGVVKNERHRPERLIGNLNAIQSFERDILLANSEAHRFAITWHRKRRQATSIV; encoded by the coding sequence ATGCAGAAAGATGACCTCCAAAAATTCGACCTTCCGGAAACACCGGGCATCTACCGCTTCCAGAAGGGCGGGAAGATTTTGTATATCGGCAAGGCAACGGTGCTGCGCGACCGCGTGCGCAGCTATTTCAATGCCGGCCTTCAGGAATCGCGTTCCACCGCCATCGCGGCCATGGTGCAGGAAGCCGACACCATCACGTGGGAAGAAGCGGATTCCGTACTCGAAGCGATGATCCTCGAAGCGAATCTCATCAAGAAGCACACGCCGCCCTACAACATCATCGACAAGAACAACCGCAGCTTCAACTACCTCGTGGTGACCGAAGAAGCATTCCCGCGCCTGCTCGTCGTGCGTGGTCGTGAATACTTCACCAACTGGCAGGGAGGGAAGGTGAAGCAGCTTTTCGGCCCGTTTCCGCAAGGCCTCGCGCTGCGCGAAGCGATGAAGCTCGTGCGTCGCATCTTCCCGTATCGCGATGACAAGTGCACCCCATGCTCGGAACAACTCAAGTCCGGCAAAGCCAATTGCCGTCCCTGTTTTAACAGGCAAATAGGGCTGTGCCCTGGCGTCTGCACCGGAGAAACCGATGCGCAGGAATACGCAATCACTATCCGCAACATCTGCCTTCTTTTCAGCGGCAAGAAGAAAACGCTCGTGAAGGAGCTCGAGAAGGAAATGAAAGTGGCTGCCAAAGAAGAACGATTCGAAGATGCCGAACGCGCACGCCGTCAGGTCGGCGCGCTGACCCACATCAACGACATCGCGCTCATCAAGGATGATTCCCGCATCTCCAGCGGCGGCAACATCCCGCAACGCGGCGCACGTATCGAAGCATTCGACGTCGCCCACACCTCCGGCACCGAAACGGTCGGCGTCATGGTCGCCGTCGAAGAAGGGGAACCGCTCAAAAGCGCCTATCGCAAATTCAAAGTGAAGGGATTCACCAACAACGATCCGGGAGCTCTGACTGAAGTCTTGTCGCGCCGATTACTTCATCCTGAATGGCAGTATCCGCGCGTCATCGTCGTCGATGGCTCGACGGCACAGATGAATGCCGCCAAGAAAGTGCTCTCCAAAGCGGGTATCACCATTCCGCTGGTGGGTGTCGTAAAGAACGAACGCCATCGTCCGGAACGTCTCATCGGCAATCTCAATGCCATACAATCGTTTGAACGTGACATCCTTCTCGCCAATTCTGAGGCGCATCGTTTCGCGATTACGTGGCATCGTAAGCGACGACAAGCGACCAGCATCGTCTAG